A stretch of Bradyrhizobium diazoefficiens DNA encodes these proteins:
- a CDS encoding ABC transporter ATP-binding protein — translation MTSPADKPPSAMRVVLPFVFRRWLKQPGCTLVVAGGLLGATLADLFMPVFSGHLIDGLARGPSNSDARHATLIAFGAIVALGATSMVLRLIGLRAIVTFTLKIMSDVAQDAFTRVQRFSTDWHANSFAGSTVRKITRGMWALDLLNNTILAALAPSVLVLIGSTILLGAHWTSLGLVIALGTLAYITITVLFSTRYIAPAARISNVWDTKVGGTLADALTCNAVVKSFGAETREDARLARVINRWRVRVQRTWLRHNCTALLQLSLLLCLRGSVIGGSVLLWMAGNASPGDVTYVLTSYYVIHGYLRDVGMHINNLQRSVNDMDELVAIHDEPIGIADAAGARPIAIEGGEIVFDDVTFHYGGHIAPLYDGLSVTIRAGERVGLVGRSGAGKTTFVKLVQRLHEVSDGCVLIDGQDIALATQQSLRSQIAIVQQEPILFHRSLAENIAYGQPGADLKAIEQAARLANAHEFILRMPRGYGTLVGERGVKLSGGERQRVALARAFLADAPVLILDEATSSLDSESEALIQQAMERLMKGRTSIVIAHRLSTVRSLDRILVFDRGNIVEQGTHVALTKRPGGIYRGLFERQATEFGHISAAG, via the coding sequence ATGACCTCTCCAGCTGATAAACCTCCTAGCGCGATGCGGGTCGTGTTGCCCTTCGTGTTCCGGCGCTGGCTGAAGCAGCCGGGGTGTACCCTTGTCGTGGCCGGCGGACTACTAGGTGCGACCCTCGCCGATCTTTTCATGCCGGTGTTCTCGGGGCACCTGATCGATGGGCTGGCGCGCGGCCCGTCAAATTCCGACGCGCGGCATGCGACATTGATCGCATTCGGCGCTATCGTTGCGCTGGGCGCAACGTCGATGGTGCTCCGACTGATCGGCCTGCGGGCGATCGTGACGTTCACGCTGAAGATCATGTCTGACGTGGCGCAGGATGCGTTCACCCGCGTGCAGCGCTTCTCGACCGATTGGCACGCCAACTCCTTTGCGGGCTCCACGGTGCGCAAGATCACCCGCGGCATGTGGGCGCTCGATCTGTTGAACAATACCATCTTGGCGGCGCTGGCGCCTTCAGTGCTGGTGCTGATCGGATCGACAATCCTGCTCGGCGCGCATTGGACCTCGCTCGGCCTCGTGATCGCGCTCGGCACGCTCGCCTATATCACGATAACAGTGCTGTTCTCGACGCGCTACATCGCGCCGGCCGCGCGCATCTCCAATGTTTGGGACACCAAGGTCGGAGGCACGCTGGCAGATGCGCTGACATGCAATGCGGTGGTCAAGTCGTTCGGCGCCGAAACACGTGAGGATGCGCGGCTCGCCCGCGTCATCAACCGCTGGCGCGTGCGCGTGCAGCGGACCTGGCTACGCCACAATTGCACTGCCCTGTTGCAACTCTCGCTGCTGTTGTGCCTGCGCGGCTCGGTGATCGGCGGCTCAGTCCTGCTGTGGATGGCGGGGAACGCCTCGCCCGGCGACGTCACCTATGTGCTGACCAGCTACTATGTCATCCACGGCTATTTGCGTGACGTCGGCATGCACATCAACAACCTACAGCGCTCGGTCAACGATATGGACGAGCTGGTCGCCATCCACGACGAGCCGATTGGCATCGCCGACGCTGCAGGCGCGCGACCCATCGCGATCGAGGGCGGCGAGATCGTGTTCGACGACGTCACGTTCCACTATGGCGGCCATATCGCGCCGCTCTATGACGGGCTGTCGGTGACGATCCGCGCCGGCGAGCGGGTCGGTCTCGTCGGCCGCTCCGGCGCTGGCAAGACGACCTTCGTCAAGCTGGTGCAGCGGCTCCACGAAGTCTCCGATGGTTGCGTTCTGATCGACGGCCAGGACATCGCGCTGGCCACGCAGCAATCGCTGCGCAGCCAGATCGCAATCGTGCAACAGGAGCCAATCCTGTTCCACCGCTCGCTTGCCGAGAACATCGCCTATGGGCAGCCCGGCGCCGACCTGAAGGCAATCGAGCAGGCGGCGCGGCTTGCCAACGCGCACGAATTCATCCTGCGGATGCCGAGGGGCTACGGCACGCTGGTTGGCGAGCGCGGCGTCAAGCTCTCGGGCGGCGAACGGCAGCGCGTGGCGCTGGCGCGCGCCTTCCTGGCCGATGCGCCGGTGCTGATCCTGGACGAGGCGACCTCGAGCCTAGATTCGGAATCGGAGGCGCTGATCCAGCAGGCGATGGAGCGGCTCATGAAGGGCCGCACCTCGATCGTGATCGCACACCGCCTGTCGACGGTGCGCAGCCTCGATCGCATCCTGGTGTTTGATCGCGGCAATATCGTCGAGCAGGGCACGCATGTTGCCCTGACCAAGCGGCCCGGCGGCATCTATCGCGGGCTGTTCGAGAGGCAGGCCACCGAGTTCGGCCATATTTCGGCGGCGGGCTAG
- a CDS encoding carbohydrate porin — translation MTSSTAISLFSCASVSRFLTQQLPGFASELRTNLVGAHSIKASNKEGKLSSHAGVAMRVRTRSAAAPVFAQSTMSQTGLAVAVSFAASLVCGSALAGAEKASDTRSEAPGDAPGPAIQKQSGATISVRSRRLKRTAPLAARSAPAQPINAPESRHDHPGKVAETRAPDRIAPFAKFDNLREKGIWLNIPGPADTIDQDKGGVRSALADLGIGYVGWTQNSLIDNRMPSASKSTIFNQRYIGESPTFGTVNSMIVTYDLGRFGIADGQITVGAEQQYWTWKPAGPDRVGINTIAYYQTFFDRKLELKMGYLRNHDEFLGMNPFGPTPVILSQAGMSNNSAPTPALNVKYNLDDRLYNKISIQRSVSPDGQLAHMSENPTGLNWRAANAGILLLDEFGYKAKAAPGLPETWLRAGIGFNDSRYPNLADPSQPRADANSAYYLAVDRQFWQSDAEGSPARGLYGGFSAMYAPSDVNKVSRYLELRVYAKGLFSSRPGDQIAIAATNTAWSHLAVDAALAKGDLVHRDSTAIWGRYTARLAPGVYATLGLLYINNPTTITYSRQTGHALNVLVSTSVFF, via the coding sequence ATGACCTCTTCGACCGCGATCTCCCTTTTCTCATGCGCGTCCGTGTCGCGCTTTCTGACGCAGCAGCTTCCGGGTTTTGCGAGTGAGCTCCGGACCAATCTGGTCGGCGCACACTCTATCAAGGCCAGCAACAAGGAGGGGAAACTCAGCTCGCATGCGGGCGTGGCGATGAGGGTTCGCACTCGCTCGGCTGCGGCTCCGGTCTTCGCTCAATCAACCATGTCGCAGACCGGGCTTGCCGTCGCCGTATCCTTTGCGGCGAGTCTCGTCTGCGGCTCGGCCTTGGCAGGTGCTGAGAAAGCATCAGACACCAGGAGCGAGGCGCCGGGTGATGCTCCTGGACCAGCAATTCAAAAGCAGAGCGGCGCGACCATCAGTGTCCGAAGCCGTCGGCTCAAACGAACAGCGCCTCTCGCCGCCCGCTCGGCGCCGGCACAACCGATCAATGCCCCTGAATCGAGGCACGATCATCCAGGCAAAGTTGCTGAGACCAGGGCCCCAGACAGGATCGCCCCGTTCGCGAAGTTCGATAACCTGCGTGAGAAAGGCATTTGGCTCAATATACCCGGGCCTGCGGATACGATCGATCAAGACAAGGGCGGGGTGAGGTCCGCGCTGGCGGATCTCGGGATCGGCTATGTGGGCTGGACGCAAAACAGCTTGATCGACAACCGAATGCCGAGTGCATCCAAGAGCACCATCTTCAATCAGCGGTATATTGGCGAGAGTCCGACATTCGGTACCGTAAATTCCATGATCGTGACCTACGATCTCGGCCGATTTGGAATTGCTGATGGTCAGATAACCGTCGGAGCCGAGCAACAATATTGGACCTGGAAGCCCGCCGGGCCAGATCGAGTGGGAATCAATACAATCGCCTATTACCAGACGTTCTTCGACAGGAAGCTCGAACTCAAGATGGGTTACCTCCGAAATCATGACGAATTCTTGGGAATGAATCCGTTCGGACCGACGCCGGTCATCTTGTCCCAAGCTGGAATGAGCAACAATTCCGCGCCGACGCCGGCTCTCAACGTGAAGTACAATCTTGACGATCGCCTCTACAACAAGATTTCGATCCAGCGCTCCGTCAGTCCGGATGGACAATTGGCGCACATGAGCGAAAATCCCACCGGCTTGAACTGGCGCGCGGCCAATGCCGGCATTTTGTTGCTTGATGAATTTGGATACAAGGCCAAGGCGGCTCCGGGATTGCCCGAGACCTGGTTGCGGGCTGGAATCGGTTTCAACGACAGCCGCTATCCGAACTTGGCGGATCCGAGCCAACCGAGAGCCGACGCGAACAGCGCCTATTACTTGGCAGTGGACCGACAGTTTTGGCAATCCGATGCCGAGGGTTCGCCAGCGCGGGGACTCTATGGTGGGTTCTCCGCCATGTACGCTCCGTCTGATGTCAACAAGGTCAGCCGCTATCTCGAGCTTCGTGTTTATGCGAAAGGACTATTCAGCAGCCGGCCCGGTGATCAGATCGCCATTGCTGCCACCAACACCGCTTGGAGCCATCTTGCCGTCGATGCCGCCTTGGCTAAGGGCGATCTCGTCCATCGCGATAGCACGGCGATCTGGGGCAGATACACCGCGCGGCTGGCGCCGGGCGTCTATGCAACGCTCGGCCTGCTCTACATCAATAACCCGACAACCATCACATATTCACGCCAAACCGGACATGCCCTGAACGTCTTGGTGTCGACATCAGTATTCTTCTAG
- a CDS encoding TauD/TfdA family dioxygenase — protein sequence MTKISSIDSIIPQADIAKRAARIGAEIRNFKLSGDLPAETITAINSLLLEHKVLFFRDQGHLDNAEQERFALRFGTLMAYPILAAIEGTVSMIELDSARPPRRADLWHSDGTFFEAYPKIAVLRGVVIPQFGGDTIWSNTATAYLDLSAPLQRLADELWAVHSNAFDYSVMANSEADKKHLDEVFARTVYETEHPVVRVHPETGERALVLGDVVQRLVGIPKYDGQRLITLFQSHITAPENTVRWSWKVGDVAIWDNRATQHYAVRDYGDQRRVVRRATVAGEVPVSTDGRLSSMRINPAKEPSA from the coding sequence ATGACCAAGATATCCTCGATCGACAGTATCATTCCGCAAGCCGACATCGCAAAGCGCGCGGCGCGGATCGGCGCTGAAATCAGGAACTTCAAGCTGTCCGGCGATTTGCCGGCGGAGACAATTACCGCGATCAACAGCCTGCTGCTCGAGCACAAGGTTCTCTTCTTTCGCGATCAGGGCCATCTCGACAACGCAGAGCAGGAGCGCTTTGCCCTTCGTTTCGGAACGCTTATGGCGTATCCGATACTCGCTGCCATCGAGGGAACGGTATCGATGATCGAGCTTGATTCCGCGCGCCCCCCTCGCCGAGCCGACCTCTGGCACAGCGACGGGACCTTCTTCGAGGCTTATCCTAAAATCGCGGTCCTGCGAGGCGTTGTGATCCCCCAATTTGGCGGCGATACGATCTGGTCAAACACCGCGACCGCCTATCTGGACCTCTCCGCGCCTCTGCAACGGCTTGCCGACGAACTCTGGGCGGTTCACAGCAATGCGTTCGACTACTCCGTCATGGCCAACAGCGAGGCCGACAAAAAGCATCTCGACGAGGTGTTCGCCAGGACGGTCTATGAGACCGAGCATCCCGTCGTGCGTGTCCATCCTGAAACCGGAGAACGCGCGCTGGTGCTCGGCGACGTGGTGCAACGGTTGGTTGGCATCCCGAAATATGATGGCCAGAGGCTAATCACCCTTTTCCAGTCCCATATCACCGCGCCCGAAAACACCGTGCGGTGGAGTTGGAAGGTGGGCGATGTGGCGATCTGGGACAACCGCGCCACGCAACATTATGCGGTCAGGGATTACGGCGACCAGCGTCGTGTCGTTCGCCGTGCCACCGTCGCTGGCGAGGTGCCCGTCAGCACCGATGGTCGATTGAGCTCGATGCGCATAAACCCCGCCAAGGAGCCGTCCGCTTAG
- a CDS encoding CCE_0567 family metalloprotein — protein sequence MSELERLKADIKKLSDKATQAKMDLHDLSEELPLNWHSIMAVAQRAHEAFAELEKKREDLKAQERA from the coding sequence ATGAGCGAACTTGAAAGGCTGAAGGCAGACATCAAGAAGCTGTCAGACAAGGCGACACAGGCCAAGATGGACCTGCACGACCTGTCAGAGGAGCTGCCGCTCAACTGGCACTCGATCATGGCGGTGGCGCAAAGAGCACATGAGGCGTTTGCCGAGCTCGAGAAAAAGCGCGAGGATCTCAAGGCGCAGGAAAGGGCGTAA
- the nifX gene encoding nitrogen fixation protein NifX, with the protein MKVAFATQDLRRVDAHFGWAKNIVIYDVGPDGHVFLKAVQFDGDLREDGNEDKLAPKIEVIKDCAILYVVAIGGSGAARVVANKIHPIKVNKPENILALLEKLQRMLNGTPPPWIRKALAKAKERRFDFEE; encoded by the coding sequence ATGAAGGTCGCATTCGCTACCCAGGATTTGAGGCGCGTCGATGCCCATTTCGGCTGGGCCAAGAACATTGTCATCTATGACGTCGGCCCGGACGGGCACGTCTTTCTGAAGGCGGTGCAGTTCGATGGCGATCTCAGGGAAGACGGCAACGAGGATAAGCTCGCGCCCAAGATCGAGGTGATCAAGGATTGCGCCATCCTCTATGTCGTTGCGATTGGCGGCTCCGGCGCTGCGCGGGTGGTGGCGAATAAAATCCATCCCATCAAGGTGAATAAGCCCGAGAACATCCTGGCGCTGCTCGAAAAGCTCCAACGGATGCTGAACGGGACGCCGCCCCCCTGGATCCGCAAGGCCCTGGCGAAGGCCAAGGAGCGCAGGTTCGATTTCGAGGAATGA
- the nifE gene encoding nitrogenase iron-molybdenum cofactor biosynthesis protein NifE, producing the protein MSSLSARILDVFNEPGCAKNADKSEADRKKGCTKPPKPGSAAGGCAFDGAKIALQPFTDVAHLVHGPIACEGNSWDNRGAASSGASIWRTGFTTDMNETDIVFGGEKRLYKAIREILAKYDPAAIFVYQTCIPAMIGDDINAVCKAASRKFGKPVIPVNSPGFVGSKNLGNKLAGQALLDHVIGTEEPDHTTSCDINLIGEYNLSGELWQVKPLLDELGIRILSCISGDGKYREVASSHRARAAMLVCSKSMINVARKMQERYGIPFFEGSFYGIQDSSDALRNIARVLVARGGPEDLIGRTEAVIAREEARAWAKIGSYRPRLAGKRALLITGGVKSWSVLAALQEAGLELVGTSVKKSTKEDKQRIKQRMGQDAHMIDDMAPRDMYRMLKAAKADIMLSGGKSQFVALKAAMPWLDINQERSHAYMGYLGIVNLVEEIDKALFNPMWEQLRRPAPWDGIAKDGQPMRLALAQSEGQPAETAKTPALMEASRRAKKVCLCNKVDRGTIEDAIHVHGLTSVEGVREHADAYGGCCRSRIQDILKAMSVSQPPAMRQAAE; encoded by the coding sequence AAGTCGGAGGCTGACCGCAAGAAGGGTTGCACCAAACCACCTAAGCCGGGCAGTGCGGCCGGCGGTTGCGCCTTCGACGGCGCCAAGATCGCGCTGCAGCCGTTCACCGATGTGGCCCATCTGGTGCACGGACCCATCGCCTGTGAGGGCAATTCCTGGGACAACCGCGGTGCAGCTTCGTCCGGGGCCAGCATCTGGCGCACCGGCTTCACCACTGACATGAACGAAACCGATATCGTGTTCGGCGGCGAGAAGCGACTTTACAAGGCGATCAGGGAGATCTTGGCGAAATACGATCCGGCGGCGATCTTCGTCTATCAGACCTGCATTCCCGCCATGATCGGCGACGACATCAATGCCGTCTGCAAAGCGGCTTCCCGGAAGTTCGGCAAGCCCGTGATTCCGGTCAATTCGCCAGGCTTCGTAGGGTCGAAAAACCTCGGCAATAAGCTTGCGGGGCAAGCACTGCTTGATCATGTCATCGGCACCGAAGAGCCGGACCACACCACGTCCTGCGACATTAACCTGATCGGCGAATACAACCTCTCGGGCGAATTGTGGCAGGTCAAGCCGCTGTTGGACGAGCTCGGCATCCGCATCCTCTCCTGCATTTCCGGAGACGGGAAATATCGCGAAGTCGCCTCATCGCATCGGGCGCGCGCCGCCATGCTGGTCTGTTCGAAGTCGATGATCAATGTGGCGCGCAAGATGCAAGAGCGCTATGGCATCCCGTTCTTCGAAGGCTCGTTCTACGGCATCCAGGACTCCAGCGACGCACTGCGCAACATTGCACGCGTTTTGGTCGCGCGCGGGGGCCCGGAAGATCTGATCGGCCGGACCGAGGCCGTCATAGCGCGGGAGGAGGCGCGCGCGTGGGCGAAAATCGGATCCTACAGGCCGCGCCTTGCCGGCAAGAGGGCACTTCTCATCACAGGTGGCGTGAAATCCTGGTCCGTGCTGGCCGCGTTGCAGGAGGCCGGCCTCGAGCTGGTCGGCACCAGCGTCAAAAAATCCACAAAAGAAGACAAGCAGCGCATCAAGCAGCGGATGGGGCAGGACGCCCATATGATCGACGACATGGCGCCACGGGATATGTACAGGATGCTGAAGGCCGCAAAAGCGGACATCATGCTCTCCGGCGGCAAGTCGCAATTCGTCGCGCTGAAGGCGGCGATGCCCTGGCTCGACATCAACCAGGAGCGCTCTCATGCCTATATGGGCTATTTGGGGATCGTGAACCTGGTCGAGGAGATCGACAAGGCGCTGTTCAATCCGATGTGGGAGCAACTGCGCCGGCCGGCCCCATGGGACGGGATCGCCAAGGATGGCCAGCCCATGCGCTTGGCCCTTGCGCAGAGCGAGGGACAGCCCGCCGAGACCGCAAAAACCCCGGCGCTCATGGAGGCGAGCCGCCGCGCGAAAAAGGTTTGCCTCTGCAACAAAGTCGATCGAGGAACGATCGAAGATGCAATCCACGTGCACGGTCTGACGAGCGTCGAGGGTGTCAGAGAGCACGCCGACGCATACGGCGGCTGCTGCAGGAGCCGGATCCAGGACATCCTGAAGGCGATGTCGGTCTCGCAGCCGCCTGCCATGCGGCAGGCCGCGGAATAG
- a CDS encoding NifX-associated nitrogen fixation protein, with protein sequence MTEAAEARQADTALDAPFVKQLVKIWRAEDSHGTWEGKSDLDLLEPYILDKETRHALPIVGDPDPDTVWRVELFFNAVALSIEKAAGVMIQPMLKMHHEGFGRMVLIGGRLIVVNKQLRDVHRFGFENLAKLAAEGEKYVADGVGMIRKFPDAANY encoded by the coding sequence ATGACTGAGGCCGCAGAAGCGAGGCAAGCCGATACTGCTCTTGACGCGCCGTTCGTCAAACAGCTGGTCAAGATCTGGCGCGCTGAGGACAGCCATGGGACATGGGAGGGCAAGAGCGATCTCGATTTGCTCGAGCCCTATATCCTGGATAAGGAGACGCGGCACGCGCTGCCGATCGTGGGCGATCCAGATCCAGACACGGTGTGGCGCGTGGAGCTGTTCTTCAACGCGGTCGCGCTCTCGATCGAGAAGGCGGCCGGCGTGATGATCCAGCCGATGCTGAAGATGCATCATGAAGGCTTTGGCCGAATGGTGCTGATCGGAGGCCGCCTGATCGTCGTCAATAAGCAGCTGCGCGACGTGCATCGCTTCGGGTTCGAAAATCTTGCGAAGCTCGCCGCCGAGGGTGAAAAGTATGTCGCAGACGGGGTCGGGATGATCCGGAAATTTCCGGACGCTGCGAATTATTGA
- the fdxB gene encoding ferredoxin III, nif-specific, which translates to MSFVTRDGRGWMPDYLVSIDSGKCIGCGRCFKVCGRHVMILKGINEEGDLIELDSDEDDEIEKKIMVMNDEGACIGCGACARVCPTNCQTHAPAAEGA; encoded by the coding sequence ATGTCATTTGTAACGCGCGACGGCCGCGGCTGGATGCCCGATTATCTCGTCTCGATCGATTCCGGAAAATGCATCGGATGCGGACGCTGCTTCAAGGTCTGTGGTCGCCATGTCATGATATTAAAAGGGATCAACGAAGAGGGCGATCTTATCGAACTTGACAGCGACGAGGACGATGAGATCGAAAAGAAGATCATGGTGATGAATGATGAGGGCGCCTGTATCGGCTGCGGCGCCTGCGCCCGGGTCTGTCCGACCAACTGCCAGACTCACGCGCCCGCCGCGGAAGGGGCTTGA
- the nifN gene encoding nitrogenase iron-molybdenum cofactor biosynthesis protein NifN — protein MALVSTPSKACTVNPLKMSQPIGGAFAFMGLRGAMPLLHGSQGCTSFGLTLFVRHFKEPVPLQTTAMSEVTTVLGGFENIEQAILNIHHRAKPAIIGICSTGITETNGDDIDGYIKLIRKKHPQLATFPLVHVSTPDFKDAFQDGWEKAVARMVEVLVSAPTIAAERDPARVNVLPGCHLTPADLDEVRTILEDFGLKPRFLPDLAGSLDGHIPEEFTSTTIGGIGIEEIASMGQSGWTIAIGAQMRRAAEAMQTRTGVPFRLFERLCGLIPNDEFIAFLSEISGRPVPTKYRRQRGQLADAMLDAHFHIGGRKLAIGAEPDLLFDFSSMLHDMGAQVTAAVTTTPSPVLERIRTEEVLIGDLEDLEERARRANCDLLITHSHGRQAAERLKIPFHRAGFPMFDRLGAAHQLSVGYRGTRDLIFHLANLVIADREENHKPCPDSWRASTPPLKSGRSFTDATERSIA, from the coding sequence ATGGCTCTCGTCAGCACGCCGAGCAAGGCCTGCACGGTCAACCCGCTGAAGATGAGCCAGCCCATCGGCGGCGCATTCGCGTTCATGGGCCTGCGCGGGGCGATGCCGCTTCTGCACGGTTCGCAAGGCTGCACGTCGTTCGGGCTCACGCTGTTCGTGCGGCATTTCAAGGAACCGGTCCCGCTGCAGACCACCGCGATGAGCGAGGTGACAACCGTGCTCGGCGGGTTTGAAAATATCGAGCAAGCCATCCTCAACATCCACCATCGAGCCAAGCCGGCGATCATCGGGATCTGCTCGACCGGGATAACGGAAACGAACGGCGACGATATCGACGGCTACATCAAGCTGATCCGCAAGAAGCATCCGCAACTCGCCACATTTCCCCTGGTCCATGTCTCGACGCCCGATTTCAAGGATGCGTTCCAGGACGGCTGGGAAAAGGCAGTGGCGCGCATGGTCGAGGTGCTTGTCAGCGCGCCGACGATCGCGGCAGAGCGCGATCCCGCGCGGGTGAATGTCCTGCCCGGATGTCACCTGACGCCCGCGGACCTCGATGAGGTCAGAACGATTCTGGAGGATTTCGGGCTCAAGCCACGCTTCCTGCCTGACCTAGCGGGATCGCTGGACGGGCATATCCCCGAGGAGTTTACGTCAACGACCATCGGCGGCATCGGCATTGAGGAAATTGCCAGCATGGGCCAGTCCGGCTGGACCATTGCCATCGGTGCGCAGATGCGGCGGGCGGCAGAAGCCATGCAGACCAGGACCGGGGTGCCGTTTCGCCTGTTCGAGCGATTGTGTGGCCTCATCCCCAACGATGAATTCATCGCGTTCTTGAGCGAGATCTCCGGCCGCCCTGTGCCAACCAAATATCGGCGCCAGCGCGGACAGCTCGCCGATGCGATGCTGGACGCCCATTTCCATATCGGCGGCCGTAAGCTCGCGATCGGTGCCGAGCCTGACCTCTTGTTCGACTTCTCCAGCATGCTGCACGACATGGGCGCGCAGGTCACGGCGGCCGTGACGACCACGCCCTCGCCCGTGCTGGAGCGGATAAGGACGGAGGAGGTGCTGATCGGCGATCTTGAGGATCTGGAAGAGCGCGCCCGGAGAGCGAATTGCGATCTATTGATCACGCATTCGCATGGCCGCCAAGCGGCGGAACGGCTCAAGATCCCGTTTCATCGCGCGGGATTTCCGATGTTCGACCGCCTTGGCGCAGCACACCAGCTGTCCGTTGGGTATCGCGGCACGCGCGATCTGATCTTCCATCTCGCCAACTTGGTCATCGCCGACCGCGAGGAAAATCATAAACCCTGCCCCGATAGCTGGCGGGCCTCAACGCCGCCTCTCAAGTCCGGACGCAGCTTCACCGACGCAACAGAGAGGTCGATTGCATGA